A window of Tursiops truncatus isolate mTurTru1 chromosome 8, mTurTru1.mat.Y, whole genome shotgun sequence contains these coding sequences:
- the SLC35C1 gene encoding GDP-fucose transporter 1 isoform X1 gives MNRASLKRSKILHMALMGTSDPSGEAEASHEKPFVLRALQIALVVSLYWVTSISMVFLNKYLLDSPSLQLDTPIFVTFYQCLVTALLCKGLSSLATCCPGTMDFPTLRLDLRVARSILPLSVVFIGMITFNNLCLKYVGVAFYNVGRSLTTVFNVLLSYLLLKQTTSFYALLTCTIIIGGFWLGVDQEGAEGTLSWMGTLFGVLASLCVSLNAIYTKKVLPAVDGSIWRLTFYNNVNACVLFLPLLLLLGELPALYNFPQLGSAHFWGMMTLGGLFGFAIGYVTGLQIKFTSPLTHNVSGTAKACAQTVLAVLYYEETKSFLWWMSNMMVLGGSSAYTWVRGWEMKKIQEEPRPKEDEKSNVEV, from the exons ATGAACAGGGCCTCTCTGAAGCGGTCAAAGATCCTGCACATGGCACTGATGGGGACTTCCGACCCCTCCGGAGAGGCAGAGGCCAGCCACGAGAAGCCCTTTGTGCTGCGGGCACTGCAGATCGCTCTGGTAGTCTCTCTCTACTGGGTCACGTCCATCTCCATGGTGTTCCTTAACAAGTACCTACTGGATAGCCCCTCCCTACAGCTGGACACCCCCATCTTCGTCACTTTCTACCAGTGCCTGGTGACCGCGCTGCTGTGCAAGGGCCTCAGCTCACTGGCCACCTGCTGCCCTGGTACCATGGACTTCCCCACCCTGCGCCTGGACCTCAGGGTGGCCCGAAGCATCCTGCCCCTGTCGGTGGTCTTCATCGGCATGATCACCTTCAACAACCTCTGCCTCAAGTATGTGGGTGTGGCCTTCTACAACGTGGGTCGCTCACTCACCACCGTCTTCAATGTGCTGCTCTCCTACCTGCTGCTTAAGCAAACCACCTCCTTCTATGCCCTGCTCACCTGCACCATCATCATTG GTGGCTTCTGGCTTGGTGTGGACCAGGAGGGCGCAGAGGGTACCCTGTCTTGGATGGGCACCCTTTTTGGCGTGCTCGCAAGCCTCTGCGTCTCACTCAATGCCATCTACACCAAGAAGGTGCTCCCGGCGGTGGACGGCAGCATCTGGCGTCTGACCTTCTACAACAACGTCAACGCCTGCGTCCTCTTTCTGCCCCTGCTCCTGCTGCTGGGGGAGCTCCCAGCCCTCTACAACTTCCCCCAGCTGGGCAGTGCCCACTTCTGGGGCATGATGACGCTGGGCGGCCTGTTTGGCTTCGCCATCGGCTATGTAACAGGACTGCAGATCAAGTTCACCAGTCCCCTGACCCACAACGTGTCCGGCACAGCCAAAGCCTGTGCCCAGACGGTGCTGGCTGTCCTCTACTACGAGGAGACGAAGAGCTTCCTCTGGTGGATGAGCAACATGATGGTGCTGGGCGGCTCCTCCGCCTACACCTGGGTCAGGGGCTGGGAGATGAAAAAGATTCAGGAGGAGCCCCGCCCCAAGGAGGACGAGAAGAGTAACGTGGAGGTGTGA
- the SLC35C1 gene encoding GDP-fucose transporter 1 isoform X2, with product MALMGTSDPSGEAEASHEKPFVLRALQIALVVSLYWVTSISMVFLNKYLLDSPSLQLDTPIFVTFYQCLVTALLCKGLSSLATCCPGTMDFPTLRLDLRVARSILPLSVVFIGMITFNNLCLKYVGVAFYNVGRSLTTVFNVLLSYLLLKQTTSFYALLTCTIIIGGFWLGVDQEGAEGTLSWMGTLFGVLASLCVSLNAIYTKKVLPAVDGSIWRLTFYNNVNACVLFLPLLLLLGELPALYNFPQLGSAHFWGMMTLGGLFGFAIGYVTGLQIKFTSPLTHNVSGTAKACAQTVLAVLYYEETKSFLWWMSNMMVLGGSSAYTWVRGWEMKKIQEEPRPKEDEKSNVEV from the exons ATGGCACTGATGGGGACTTCCGACCCCTCCGGAGAGGCAGAGGCCAGCCACGAGAAGCCCTTTGTGCTGCGGGCACTGCAGATCGCTCTGGTAGTCTCTCTCTACTGGGTCACGTCCATCTCCATGGTGTTCCTTAACAAGTACCTACTGGATAGCCCCTCCCTACAGCTGGACACCCCCATCTTCGTCACTTTCTACCAGTGCCTGGTGACCGCGCTGCTGTGCAAGGGCCTCAGCTCACTGGCCACCTGCTGCCCTGGTACCATGGACTTCCCCACCCTGCGCCTGGACCTCAGGGTGGCCCGAAGCATCCTGCCCCTGTCGGTGGTCTTCATCGGCATGATCACCTTCAACAACCTCTGCCTCAAGTATGTGGGTGTGGCCTTCTACAACGTGGGTCGCTCACTCACCACCGTCTTCAATGTGCTGCTCTCCTACCTGCTGCTTAAGCAAACCACCTCCTTCTATGCCCTGCTCACCTGCACCATCATCATTG GTGGCTTCTGGCTTGGTGTGGACCAGGAGGGCGCAGAGGGTACCCTGTCTTGGATGGGCACCCTTTTTGGCGTGCTCGCAAGCCTCTGCGTCTCACTCAATGCCATCTACACCAAGAAGGTGCTCCCGGCGGTGGACGGCAGCATCTGGCGTCTGACCTTCTACAACAACGTCAACGCCTGCGTCCTCTTTCTGCCCCTGCTCCTGCTGCTGGGGGAGCTCCCAGCCCTCTACAACTTCCCCCAGCTGGGCAGTGCCCACTTCTGGGGCATGATGACGCTGGGCGGCCTGTTTGGCTTCGCCATCGGCTATGTAACAGGACTGCAGATCAAGTTCACCAGTCCCCTGACCCACAACGTGTCCGGCACAGCCAAAGCCTGTGCCCAGACGGTGCTGGCTGTCCTCTACTACGAGGAGACGAAGAGCTTCCTCTGGTGGATGAGCAACATGATGGTGCTGGGCGGCTCCTCCGCCTACACCTGGGTCAGGGGCTGGGAGATGAAAAAGATTCAGGAGGAGCCCCGCCCCAAGGAGGACGAGAAGAGTAACGTGGAGGTGTGA